One Actinosynnema pretiosum DNA segment encodes these proteins:
- the cobS gene encoding adenosylcobinamide-GDP ribazoletransferase encodes MRLALSWLTVLPVRVDDVDRRVARRAITAAPLVGVLLGAVAAVVLLGLSALGAPPLLAGLLVVGGLGLATRGMHLDGLADTADGLGCYGPPERALAVMRDGGAGPFGVVALIVVLGAEAVALGAVSWGAVVLALTAGRAAFLLCCARGVPAARPEGLGALVAGSQSTGVVVAWWLALAAAGALVDPWRGPLGVALAAAVVLVLVGHTRRRFGGVTGDVLGAACEAATLCVLVVCSFG; translated from the coding sequence GTGAGGCTCGCGCTGTCCTGGCTCACCGTGCTGCCGGTGCGGGTCGACGACGTGGACCGCCGGGTCGCGCGCCGGGCGATCACGGCGGCTCCGCTGGTGGGCGTGCTGCTGGGCGCGGTGGCGGCGGTGGTGCTGCTCGGGTTGTCCGCGCTGGGCGCGCCGCCGCTGCTGGCGGGGCTGCTCGTGGTGGGCGGGCTCGGGCTGGCCACGCGCGGGATGCACCTGGACGGGCTGGCGGACACGGCGGACGGCCTCGGCTGCTACGGGCCGCCGGAGCGGGCGCTGGCCGTGATGAGGGACGGTGGCGCGGGCCCGTTCGGCGTGGTGGCGCTGATCGTGGTGCTGGGCGCGGAGGCGGTCGCGCTGGGCGCGGTGTCCTGGGGCGCGGTCGTGCTGGCGTTGACGGCGGGGCGGGCGGCGTTCCTGCTGTGCTGCGCGCGGGGTGTGCCCGCGGCGCGGCCCGAGGGGTTGGGCGCGCTGGTCGCGGGTTCGCAGTCGACGGGTGTGGTGGTGGCCTGGTGGTTGGCGCTGGCGGCGGCGGGGGCGCTGGTGGACCCGTGGCGCGGCCCGCTGGGCGTGGCGCTCGCGGCGGCCGTGGTGCTGGTGCTGGTCGGGCACACCCGCCGCAGGTTCGGCGGGGTCACCGGTGACGTGCTGGGCGCGGCTTGCGAGGCGGCGACCTTGTGCGTGCTGGTGGTCTGCTCCTTCGGCTAG
- the sucB gene encoding 2-oxoglutarate dehydrogenase, E2 component, dihydrolipoamide succinyltransferase, with translation MAISVPMPALGESVTEGTVTRWLKQEGDRVEVDEPLLEVSTDKVDTEIPSPAAGVLQKIVAQEDETVEVGAELAVIGDGSEDSAPADSAPAPAAPAEEAQPEPQSDPEPETEAAPSGGSADGTPVTMPALGESVTEGTVTRWLKQVGDSVEVDEPLLEVSTDKVDTEIPSPVAGTLLEITAGEDETVEVGGKLAVIGSGTPAKQEAPKAAPAPEAPKQEAPKAEAPKQEAPKAEAPKAEAPKQEAPKQAAPAAEKSGDEGAPYVTPLVRKLASENGIDLGSLKGTGVGGRIRKQDVLAAVEAKKAPAAAPAAAAAPAAPAAKPAAVDTSGKRGTTQKLPRLRQIVAQRTRESLQMSAQLTQVFEVDVTRIARLRSRAKSAFEQREGTKLTFLPFFAKAAVEALKQHPVLNASIDEAKKEVTYHGSEHLGIAIDTERGLLNAVISNAGELNLAGLSLKINDLAGRARANKLTPDELTGGTFSLTNLGSNGALFDTPIIQQPQVGILGVGVVKKRPVVITDANGDDTIAIRSMAYLALTYDHRLVDGADAGRFLSTMKNRLEEGAFEGDLGL, from the coding sequence ATGGCCATCTCCGTTCCGATGCCCGCACTCGGTGAAAGCGTCACCGAGGGCACGGTCACCCGCTGGTTGAAGCAGGAGGGCGACCGGGTCGAGGTCGACGAGCCGTTGCTGGAGGTCTCGACCGACAAGGTCGACACCGAGATCCCCTCGCCCGCCGCGGGCGTCCTGCAGAAGATCGTCGCCCAGGAGGACGAGACCGTCGAGGTCGGCGCCGAGCTGGCGGTGATCGGCGACGGTTCCGAGGACTCCGCTCCGGCGGACTCGGCCCCCGCCCCGGCCGCCCCGGCCGAGGAGGCCCAGCCCGAGCCGCAGTCCGACCCCGAGCCCGAGACCGAGGCCGCCCCGTCCGGCGGCAGCGCCGACGGCACCCCGGTGACGATGCCCGCCCTGGGCGAGAGCGTCACCGAGGGCACCGTGACCCGCTGGCTCAAGCAGGTCGGCGACTCGGTGGAGGTCGACGAGCCCCTGCTGGAGGTCTCGACCGACAAGGTCGACACCGAGATCCCGTCCCCGGTGGCGGGCACGCTGCTGGAGATCACCGCGGGCGAGGACGAGACGGTCGAGGTCGGCGGCAAGCTGGCCGTGATCGGCTCCGGCACCCCCGCGAAGCAGGAGGCCCCGAAGGCCGCTCCGGCTCCCGAGGCCCCCAAGCAGGAGGCCCCCAAGGCCGAGGCGCCCAAGCAGGAGGCGCCGAAGGCGGAGGCCCCCAAGGCCGAGGCCCCGAAGCAGGAGGCCCCCAAGCAGGCCGCTCCGGCCGCCGAGAAGTCCGGTGACGAGGGCGCGCCCTACGTCACCCCGCTGGTGCGCAAGCTGGCCTCGGAGAACGGCATCGACCTCGGTTCCCTGAAGGGCACCGGCGTCGGCGGTCGCATCCGCAAGCAGGACGTGCTGGCCGCCGTCGAGGCCAAGAAGGCCCCGGCCGCCGCGCCCGCCGCCGCTGCCGCCCCGGCCGCGCCCGCCGCCAAGCCCGCCGCCGTGGACACCAGCGGCAAGCGCGGCACCACGCAGAAGCTCCCCCGCCTGCGCCAGATCGTGGCCCAGCGGACCCGCGAGTCGCTGCAGATGTCGGCCCAGCTCACCCAGGTGTTCGAGGTGGACGTCACCCGGATCGCGCGCCTGCGCAGCCGGGCGAAGTCCGCGTTCGAGCAGCGCGAGGGCACGAAGCTCACGTTCCTCCCGTTCTTCGCCAAGGCGGCGGTCGAGGCCCTGAAGCAGCACCCGGTGCTGAACGCCTCCATCGACGAGGCGAAGAAGGAGGTCACGTACCACGGCTCCGAGCACCTCGGCATCGCGATCGACACCGAGCGCGGCCTGCTCAACGCGGTGATCTCGAACGCGGGCGAGCTGAACCTGGCGGGCCTGTCGCTCAAGATCAACGACCTGGCCGGTCGGGCGCGCGCGAACAAGCTGACCCCGGACGAGCTGACCGGCGGCACGTTCTCGCTGACCAACCTGGGCAGCAACGGCGCCCTCTTCGACACCCCGATCATCCAGCAGCCGCAGGTCGGCATCCTGGGCGTCGGCGTGGTCAAGAAGCGCCCCGTGGTGATCACCGACGCCAACGGCGACGACACGATCGCGATCCGGTCCATGGCCTACCTGGCCCTGACCTACGACCACCGCCTGGTGGACGGCGCGGACGCCGGTCGCTTCCTGAGCACCATGAAGAACCGCCTGGAGGAAGGCGCCTTCGAGGGCGACCTCGGCCTCTGA
- a CDS encoding amino acid permease, protein MTHRSGAVVLVLGASLGAGVLAGFTPAAALAGPLAPLALLVAGIAALCCATASAAAPATTGHLHVRAQLGPWPARITATARLTSAAGVGAAVAHAVAATAAPQHRLPLALALLACVTALGGRWPARATRLLTGFVVAVLLLVVVVCLAVAPPANPVVLGAELGIEGVMGAACVLFLVFTGYERITEAGDPAPAGPLRRFAAPAGVLLSLLLAAALWFALRHQLGDARLALSRAPLRDALLVADGGWLLPVLGLAALAAGVQVLVFVLAGARRALAGLVESGDLPKVRGRWTPHLAASGLALVAVLALTPTQALAVGACASLFHGCFTSAATRVMLQDDGGGAARAACLGLGLSVLLAMGAPADALAVVGAALALGTGLLGYAAHTGAKRAAARAESTAESRDDGVLRPR, encoded by the coding sequence GTGACGCACCGATCCGGGGCAGTGGTGCTGGTGCTGGGGGCCTCGCTCGGCGCGGGCGTCCTCGCCGGTTTCACCCCCGCCGCGGCGCTCGCCGGACCGCTCGCCCCGCTGGCGCTCCTGGTCGCGGGCATCGCCGCGCTCTGCTGCGCGACCGCCTCCGCCGCCGCGCCCGCCACCACCGGCCACCTGCACGTGCGCGCCCAGCTCGGCCCCTGGCCCGCCCGGATCACCGCCACCGCCAGGCTCACCTCGGCGGCCGGGGTCGGCGCGGCCGTCGCCCACGCCGTCGCCGCCACCGCCGCCCCGCAGCACCGGCTGCCCCTCGCGCTCGCCCTGCTGGCCTGCGTCACCGCGCTCGGCGGGCGCTGGCCCGCCCGCGCCACCCGGCTGCTCACCGGGTTCGTCGTCGCGGTGCTGCTGCTCGTGGTCGTGGTGTGCCTGGCCGTCGCCCCGCCCGCCAACCCGGTCGTGCTCGGCGCGGAGCTGGGGATCGAGGGCGTCATGGGCGCGGCCTGCGTGCTGTTCCTGGTGTTCACCGGCTACGAGCGGATCACCGAGGCGGGCGACCCGGCCCCCGCCGGGCCGCTGCGCCGGTTCGCCGCCCCCGCCGGGGTGCTGCTGTCGCTGCTGCTGGCCGCCGCCCTCTGGTTCGCGCTGCGCCACCAGCTCGGCGACGCCCGCCTCGCCCTGTCCCGCGCCCCGCTGCGCGACGCCCTGCTCGTCGCGGACGGCGGCTGGCTGCTGCCCGTCCTCGGGCTCGCCGCGCTCGCCGCGGGCGTCCAGGTGCTGGTGTTCGTCCTCGCCGGGGCCCGCCGCGCGCTCGCCGGACTGGTCGAGTCCGGCGACCTCCCGAAGGTGCGCGGCCGGTGGACCCCGCACCTGGCCGCCTCCGGGCTCGCCCTGGTCGCGGTGCTCGCGCTCACCCCGACCCAGGCGCTCGCCGTCGGCGCGTGCGCCTCCCTGTTCCACGGCTGCTTCACCAGCGCCGCCACCAGGGTCATGCTCCAGGACGACGGGGGAGGCGCCGCGCGCGCCGCCTGCCTGGGCCTCGGCCTGTCGGTGCTGCTCGCCATGGGCGCCCCCGCCGACGCGCTCGCCGTCGTGGGCGCCGCGCTCGCCCTCGGCACGGGCCTGCTCGGGTACGCCGCCCACACCGGGGCCAAGCGCGCCGCCGCCCGCGCCGAGAGCACTGCGGAGAGCAGGGACGACGGTGTCCTGAGACCCCGGTGA
- a CDS encoding leucyl aminopeptidase: protein MTAPKLSITDSDLTTASDAIVVGTLQGPDGLALIPAAAPVDTAFDGALLEVLGALGATGKTEEVVTIPTMGRLEAPIVLAVGLGKPGADGQVSEEQVRKASGAAARALVGKKRAVTTLSSVHLAAAVEGALLGGYTFKEYKSDKGEGPVARLDLVPPAEGVKRAHNATLKAATAIAEAVTATRDLINTPPNDLYPASFAERAVALASAEGVETEVLDEKALRKQGFGGILGVGGGSTRQPRLVRLSYKGPKATKKVALVGKGITFDTGGISIKPAGGMDEMTSDMSGAAAVVATVVLAAKLKYPLDITAWVPMAENMPSGAAYRPGDVLKMYGGKTVEVLNTDAEGRLILSDAITRACEDGPDYLIDVATLTGAQVVALGKRTSGVMGTDELRDRVAELGRAVGEQAWAMPLPEELRGDLDSRLADLANVTGHRWGGMLSAGLFLKEFVAEGVQWAHIDIAGPAYHTGGAHGYTTKGGTGVPVRTLAALLADIADKG from the coding sequence TTGACCGCGCCGAAGCTGTCCATCACCGACAGTGACCTGACCACCGCCTCTGACGCCATCGTGGTGGGAACCCTCCAGGGCCCCGACGGGCTCGCGCTCATCCCGGCCGCCGCGCCCGTCGACACCGCCTTCGACGGCGCCCTGCTGGAGGTGCTGGGCGCGCTGGGCGCGACCGGCAAGACCGAGGAGGTCGTGACCATCCCGACCATGGGCAGGCTGGAGGCCCCGATCGTGCTCGCGGTCGGCCTCGGCAAGCCCGGCGCGGACGGCCAGGTCAGCGAGGAGCAGGTGCGCAAGGCCTCCGGCGCGGCGGCCCGCGCGCTGGTCGGCAAGAAGCGCGCCGTGACCACCCTGTCGTCCGTGCACCTGGCCGCCGCGGTCGAGGGCGCTCTGCTGGGCGGGTACACCTTCAAGGAGTACAAGTCCGACAAGGGCGAGGGCCCGGTCGCCAGGCTGGACCTGGTGCCGCCCGCCGAGGGCGTGAAGCGCGCGCACAACGCCACGCTCAAGGCCGCGACCGCGATCGCCGAGGCCGTCACGGCCACCCGCGACCTGATCAACACCCCGCCGAACGACCTGTACCCGGCCTCGTTCGCCGAGCGCGCCGTCGCGCTGGCCTCGGCCGAGGGCGTGGAGACCGAGGTGCTCGACGAGAAGGCGCTGCGCAAGCAGGGCTTCGGCGGCATCCTCGGCGTCGGCGGCGGCTCGACCCGCCAGCCGCGCCTGGTCCGGCTGTCCTACAAGGGCCCGAAGGCGACCAAGAAGGTCGCGCTGGTCGGCAAGGGCATCACCTTCGACACCGGCGGCATCTCCATCAAGCCCGCGGGCGGCATGGACGAGATGACCTCGGACATGAGCGGCGCGGCGGCCGTGGTCGCCACCGTCGTGCTCGCGGCGAAGCTGAAGTACCCGCTGGACATCACCGCGTGGGTGCCGATGGCGGAGAACATGCCGTCCGGCGCGGCCTACCGGCCCGGCGACGTGCTGAAGATGTACGGCGGCAAGACCGTCGAGGTGCTGAACACCGACGCCGAGGGCCGGTTGATCCTGTCCGACGCGATCACCCGCGCGTGCGAGGACGGCCCGGACTACCTGATCGACGTGGCCACGCTGACCGGCGCGCAGGTCGTGGCGCTGGGCAAGCGCACCTCGGGCGTCATGGGCACGGACGAGCTGCGCGACCGGGTGGCCGAGCTGGGCCGCGCGGTGGGCGAGCAGGCGTGGGCGATGCCGCTGCCGGAGGAGCTGCGCGGCGACCTGGACTCGCGGCTGGCGGACCTGGCGAACGTCACCGGGCACCGGTGGGGCGGGATGCTGTCGGCGGGCCTGTTCCTCAAGGAGTTCGTGGCCGAGGGCGTGCAGTGGGCGCACATCGACATCGCGGGCCCGGCCTACCACACCGGTGGCGCGCACGGGTACACCACGAAGGGCGGCACGGGCGTCCCGGTGCGGACGCTCGCGGCGCTGCTCGCGGACATCGCGGACAAGGGCTGA
- a CDS encoding NAD(P)-dependent oxidoreductase, giving the protein MKLAVLGASGRTGALVAHLARGRGHHVTGVVRTGNGRDHVADPLDPEALAPAFAGADAVVSAIGPRSARKPTSVLVDSATSAIAAMRLAGVRRLLVVSSSATAESGDTPVVAALVTPLLRSVFRHAWADVSAMEPVVRASGLDWTLVRAPMLTNGPARGRYRVREERSVLGGLSLSRTDLAAFLLDRVEDPESFGKALAVAY; this is encoded by the coding sequence GTGAAGCTCGCGGTGCTCGGCGCGAGCGGCCGGACCGGCGCGCTCGTCGCCCACCTGGCGCGCGGGCGCGGCCACCACGTCACCGGTGTCGTGCGCACCGGCAACGGCCGCGACCACGTGGCCGACCCGCTCGACCCCGAGGCCCTCGCGCCCGCGTTCGCCGGTGCGGACGCCGTGGTCAGCGCCATCGGGCCGCGCTCGGCCCGCAAGCCCACCAGCGTGCTCGTCGACAGCGCCACCAGCGCGATCGCCGCCATGCGGCTCGCCGGGGTGCGCAGGCTGCTCGTGGTCAGCAGCAGCGCCACCGCCGAGTCCGGCGACACCCCGGTGGTCGCCGCGCTGGTCACACCCCTGCTGCGCTCGGTGTTCCGGCACGCCTGGGCGGACGTCTCGGCGATGGAGCCGGTCGTGCGCGCCAGCGGCCTCGACTGGACGCTCGTGCGCGCGCCGATGCTCACCAACGGACCCGCGCGGGGGCGGTACCGGGTGCGGGAGGAGCGCAGCGTGCTCGGCGGGCTGTCCCTGTCCCGCACCGACCTCGCCGCGTTCCTGCTCGACCGGGTCGAGGACCCGGAGTCGTTCGGGAAGGCGCTCGCGGTCGCGTACTGA
- the cobU gene encoding bifunctional adenosylcobinamide kinase/adenosylcobinamide-phosphate guanylyltransferase, protein MTLRTLVLGGTRSGKSAHAEGLLTSPDATYVATARRYPDDPDWDARIARHVRSRPASWHTAEVPSGLPALLPSLTGPVIVDDLATWLTNVLDDANAWEGGGADEVEAECAALVAAVAAVTFRLVLVSAEVGLGVVPPTRSGRLFRDHLGSLNARLAEVCDEVTLVVAGIPLRLREAGGSR, encoded by the coding sequence GTGACTCTTCGGACACTGGTGCTCGGCGGCACCCGCTCGGGCAAGTCCGCGCACGCCGAGGGCCTGCTGACCAGTCCCGACGCCACCTACGTCGCGACCGCCCGGCGCTACCCCGACGACCCCGACTGGGACGCCCGGATCGCCCGGCACGTGCGCTCCCGCCCCGCCTCGTGGCACACCGCCGAGGTCCCGTCCGGCCTGCCCGCGCTGCTGCCGTCGCTGACCGGCCCGGTGATCGTCGACGACCTGGCGACCTGGCTCACCAACGTGCTCGACGACGCGAACGCCTGGGAGGGCGGCGGCGCGGACGAGGTCGAGGCGGAGTGCGCCGCGCTGGTGGCCGCCGTGGCGGCGGTCACGTTCCGCCTGGTCCTGGTGTCCGCGGAGGTCGGCCTCGGTGTCGTGCCGCCCACCCGCTCTGGCAGGCTCTTCCGCGACCACCTCGGCTCGCTCAACGCGCGGCTGGCCGAGGTCTGCGACGAGGTGACCCTGGTCGTCGCCGGAATCCCACTGCGACTGCGCGAAGCCGGAGGTAGTCGGTGA
- a CDS encoding branched-chain amino acid aminotransferase, whose product MTTPPPFTVDPNAGPATQDYLAEALANPGFGQHFTDHMVVIDWNRADGWHDAAVRGYAPIALDPAAMVLHYGQAIFEGLKAYRQPDGTIASFRPEANAERFRASARRIAMPELPDELFLASLSELLAVDSRWVPEGGSESSLYLRPFMFSTERGLGVRPAGEYRYLLIASPAGSYFTGGLKPVTVWLSTEYVRAAPGGTGAAKFAGNYAASLVAQAQAADQGCDQVVWLDATERKWVEEMGGMNLFFVLGSGADARVVTPELSGSLLAGITRDSLLQLAKDFGLGVEERRFSTDEWREKAASGELTEVFACGTAAVITPVGHVKHDGGEFSVSGGATGEITMKLRDHLTGIQQGRVADPHGWMTKLL is encoded by the coding sequence ATGACCACACCGCCGCCGTTCACCGTCGACCCCAACGCCGGGCCCGCCACCCAGGACTACCTGGCCGAAGCGCTCGCGAACCCCGGCTTCGGCCAGCACTTCACCGACCACATGGTCGTGATCGACTGGAACCGGGCGGACGGCTGGCACGACGCGGCGGTGCGCGGCTACGCCCCCATCGCCCTCGACCCGGCGGCGATGGTCCTGCACTACGGCCAGGCGATCTTCGAGGGCCTCAAGGCCTACCGGCAGCCCGACGGGACCATCGCGTCCTTCCGGCCCGAGGCCAACGCCGAGCGCTTCCGCGCCTCCGCCCGCCGCATCGCCATGCCGGAACTGCCCGACGAGCTGTTCCTCGCCTCGCTGAGCGAACTGCTGGCCGTCGACTCCCGCTGGGTCCCCGAGGGCGGCAGCGAGTCCTCCCTCTACCTGCGGCCGTTCATGTTCTCCACCGAGCGCGGCCTCGGCGTCCGCCCGGCGGGCGAGTACCGCTACCTGCTCATCGCCTCCCCGGCGGGCTCCTACTTCACCGGCGGCCTCAAGCCCGTCACGGTGTGGCTGTCCACCGAGTACGTGCGCGCCGCCCCCGGCGGCACCGGCGCGGCCAAGTTCGCGGGCAACTACGCCGCCTCCCTCGTCGCCCAGGCCCAAGCCGCCGACCAGGGCTGCGACCAGGTCGTGTGGCTCGACGCGACCGAGCGCAAGTGGGTCGAGGAGATGGGCGGGATGAACCTGTTCTTCGTCCTCGGCTCCGGCGCGGACGCCCGCGTCGTCACCCCCGAGCTGTCCGGCTCCCTGCTCGCGGGCATCACCCGCGACTCGCTCCTCCAGCTCGCGAAGGACTTCGGGCTGGGCGTCGAGGAGCGCAGGTTCTCCACCGACGAGTGGCGGGAGAAAGCCGCCAGCGGCGAGCTGACCGAGGTCTTCGCCTGCGGCACCGCCGCCGTCATCACCCCCGTCGGCCACGTCAAGCACGACGGCGGCGAGTTCAGCGTCTCCGGCGGCGCCACCGGCGAGATCACCATGAAGCTCCGCGACCACCTCACCGGCATCCAGCAGGGCCGCGTCGCCGACCCCCACGGCTGGATGACCAAGCTCCTCTAG
- the lpdA gene encoding dihydrolipoyl dehydrogenase gives MTDTSADLVILGGGSGGYACAFRAAELGLSVILVEKDKLGGTCLHRGCIPTKALLHSAEVADNAREGEQFGVKSSLAGIDMAGVNSYKDGVISRLYKGLQGLAKANKVTLVQGAGTFVGPNSVEVDGARYTGKNVVLATGSYARSLPGLEIGGRVITSDQALNLDHVPDKVVVLGGGVIGVEFASVWASFGADVTIVEALPRLVPAEDEYASKQLERAFRRRGIKFKTGVKFTGATQSDTGVSVSLENGDVLDADLLLVAVGRGPNSAGHGYEEAGIEIDRGFVTTDERLRTNLPNVYAVGDIVRGLQLAHRGFQQGIFVAEEIAGQNPKVIDEAGIPRVTYCKPEVASVGLSEAAAKEKYGSVETFVYDLAGNGKSQILKTAGGIKLVKAPEGPVVGVTMVGERVGELIGEAQLIYGWEAYPEDVAPLIHAHPTQTEALGEAFLALAGKPLHVHG, from the coding sequence GTGACCGACACCTCCGCCGACCTGGTGATCCTCGGTGGCGGATCGGGCGGCTACGCCTGCGCGTTCCGCGCGGCGGAGTTGGGCCTGTCCGTCATCCTGGTCGAGAAGGACAAGCTGGGCGGCACCTGCCTGCACCGAGGCTGCATCCCCACCAAGGCGCTGCTGCACTCGGCCGAGGTCGCGGACAACGCCCGCGAGGGCGAGCAGTTCGGCGTGAAGTCCTCCCTCGCGGGCATCGACATGGCCGGGGTCAACTCGTACAAGGACGGGGTGATCAGCAGGCTGTACAAGGGCCTGCAGGGCCTGGCGAAGGCCAACAAGGTCACCCTGGTCCAGGGCGCGGGCACGTTCGTCGGCCCGAACTCCGTCGAGGTCGACGGCGCCCGCTACACCGGCAAGAACGTCGTGCTGGCCACCGGCTCGTACGCGCGCAGCCTGCCCGGCCTGGAGATCGGCGGCCGGGTCATCACCAGCGACCAGGCGCTGAACCTGGACCACGTCCCGGACAAGGTCGTCGTGCTCGGCGGCGGCGTCATCGGCGTCGAGTTCGCCAGCGTGTGGGCCTCCTTCGGCGCGGACGTGACCATCGTGGAGGCGCTGCCCCGCCTGGTCCCCGCCGAGGACGAGTACGCCTCGAAGCAGCTGGAGCGCGCGTTCCGCCGCCGGGGCATCAAGTTCAAGACCGGCGTGAAGTTCACCGGCGCCACCCAGTCCGACACCGGGGTGTCGGTGTCGCTGGAGAACGGCGACGTGCTGGACGCCGACCTGCTCCTGGTGGCCGTCGGCCGGGGCCCGAACAGCGCGGGCCACGGCTACGAGGAAGCCGGGATCGAGATCGACCGCGGGTTCGTCACCACCGACGAGCGCCTGCGCACCAACCTCCCGAACGTCTACGCGGTCGGCGACATCGTCCGTGGCCTGCAGCTGGCCCACCGGGGCTTCCAGCAGGGCATCTTCGTCGCCGAGGAGATCGCGGGGCAGAACCCCAAGGTGATCGACGAGGCGGGGATCCCGCGCGTCACCTACTGCAAGCCCGAGGTCGCCTCCGTCGGCCTCTCCGAGGCGGCAGCCAAGGAGAAGTACGGCTCGGTCGAGACCTTCGTCTACGACCTTGCGGGCAACGGCAAGAGCCAGATCCTGAAGACCGCGGGCGGCATCAAGCTGGTCAAGGCGCCCGAGGGGCCCGTCGTGGGCGTCACGATGGTCGGCGAGCGGGTCGGCGAGCTGATCGGCGAGGCCCAGCTGATCTACGGTTGGGAGGCATACCCGGAGGACGTGGCTCCCCTGATCCACGCCCACCCGACCCAGACGGAAGCCCTCGGCGAGGCCTTCCTCGCCCTGGCCGGCAAGCCGCTGCACGTGCACGGCTGA
- the cobT gene encoding nicotinate-nucleotide--dimethylbenzimidazole phosphoribosyltransferase, whose product MTIEFPPVEAPSESARLEAVARHAALTKPVGSLGRLEDLGAWVAACQGQCPPRPFTRPRVLVFAGDHGVARHGVSAYPSEVTGQMVANFLTGGAAVNVLANVAGATVRVVDVAVDSDTAVGDDKIRRSSGSIDREDALTGDEAERAIELGRRLADDEVDGGADLLIAGDMGIGNTTPAAVLVAALTGTEPVAAVGRGTGVDDNGWMRKTAAIRDALRRARPHTGDPVRLLAVASGADIAAMAGFLAQAAVRRTPVVLDGVVSGAAAVVAEELAPGAREWWVAGHRSAEPAHAIALGHLGLEPLLDFGMRLGEGSGAVAALPLVVMATRVLAEMATFDGAGVAGPA is encoded by the coding sequence GTGACCATCGAGTTCCCGCCCGTGGAGGCCCCCAGTGAGAGCGCGCGCCTGGAGGCCGTCGCCCGCCACGCGGCGCTGACCAAGCCGGTCGGGTCGCTCGGCAGGCTGGAGGACCTCGGCGCGTGGGTCGCGGCCTGCCAGGGCCAGTGCCCGCCCCGCCCGTTCACCCGGCCGAGGGTGCTGGTGTTCGCGGGTGACCACGGGGTGGCGCGGCACGGCGTGTCGGCCTACCCGAGCGAGGTCACCGGGCAGATGGTGGCGAACTTCCTCACCGGCGGCGCGGCGGTGAACGTGCTGGCCAACGTCGCGGGCGCGACCGTGCGCGTGGTGGACGTGGCGGTGGACTCGGACACGGCGGTCGGCGACGACAAGATCCGGCGGAGCTCGGGCTCGATCGACCGCGAGGACGCGCTGACCGGGGACGAGGCCGAGCGCGCGATCGAGCTGGGCCGCAGGCTCGCCGACGACGAGGTGGACGGCGGGGCCGACCTGCTCATCGCGGGCGACATGGGCATCGGCAACACCACCCCGGCGGCGGTGCTGGTGGCCGCGCTGACCGGCACCGAGCCGGTCGCGGCGGTCGGCCGGGGCACGGGCGTGGACGACAACGGCTGGATGCGCAAGACCGCCGCGATCCGCGACGCCCTGCGCCGGGCCCGCCCGCACACCGGCGACCCGGTGCGGCTGCTGGCGGTGGCGTCGGGCGCGGACATCGCGGCGATGGCGGGTTTCCTGGCGCAGGCGGCGGTGCGGCGCACCCCGGTGGTGCTGGACGGCGTGGTGAGCGGCGCGGCGGCGGTGGTCGCGGAGGAGCTGGCGCCGGGCGCGCGCGAGTGGTGGGTGGCCGGGCACCGCTCGGCGGAGCCCGCGCACGCGATCGCGCTGGGGCACCTGGGCCTCGAGCCGCTGCTGGACTTCGGGATGCGGCTGGGCGAGGGCTCGGGCGCGGTGGCGGCGCTGCCGCTGGTCGTGATGGCCACGCGGGTGCTGGCGGAGATGGCGACGTTCGACGGCGCGGGCGTCGCGGGCCCCGCGTGA
- a CDS encoding oxidoreductase translates to MGLFDRFRRKSRPGVLRAPTSADTGHLERWAAERRGVEAYVEPRTTVTETTVVLVAHDGEWTRRRIDGEEGAKRFARKLGMPIYDAGIVGYPKRMREYSRRKSAGEI, encoded by the coding sequence GTGGGCCTTTTCGATCGTTTCCGCAGGAAGAGCCGTCCCGGCGTGCTCCGCGCGCCGACCTCCGCCGACACCGGCCACCTGGAGCGCTGGGCGGCCGAGCGGCGCGGGGTCGAGGCCTACGTGGAGCCCCGGACGACCGTGACGGAGACCACTGTCGTCCTCGTGGCGCACGACGGCGAGTGGACCAGGCGGCGCATCGACGGCGAGGAGGGCGCGAAGCGGTTCGCGCGCAAGCTCGGGATGCCGATCTACGACGCCGGGATCGTGGGCTACCCCAAGCGGATGCGCGAGTACAGCCGTCGGAAGTCCGCCGGGGAGATCTGA